From Solanum stenotomum isolate F172 chromosome 2, ASM1918654v1, whole genome shotgun sequence:
GTCTAAATCATCTAGGAGCTAGTTGATTTAGTGGGCGGTGTGGTATCCGCTTAgcaaagtctaagttatctagggatgatagcttagtgggcagtgttgtatctgctctgGCTCATCTAAGTAATATGAGGTATTCCTTAGTGTGGAGATTAGCAGGCTAATCTCATTTTGTAACTgtcttttacttttgcttgagaagattagtgaaaaacAGTTCTAAAAGTNGCTAGTTGATTTACTGGGCGGTGTGGTATCCGCTTAgcaaagtctaagttatctagggatgatagcttagtgggcagtgttgtatctgctctgGCTCATCTAAGTAATATGAGGTATTCCTTAGTGTGGAGATTAGCAGGCTAATCTCATTTTGTAACTgtcttttacttttgcttgagaagattagtgaaaaacAGTTCTAAAAGTCCTAGCaggccaggtcgtggttttacccccttgagcaaggaggtttccacgtaaattGTCTTGTCAATCTTTACTTTTCAGCACTTGTTCTTTACTGTTTTAGTTTCAACTGTGCTGAGGACCTAGTCCCATTGACACTGGTGGACGCATACATTTCAACAGGTAGCATAGAAAATATAGAAGATTCAGACCCAAACATGTCAGCAAAACACAAGTACCCTGACATTccaaaaaactcattttctgtGCATTTCTCAAAGTTTTTGCTCTTTGTTTTCCTTCATCAGTTAGAGTTATATCTTATTTCTTGAGATAATGGGTATCAAAATGACTCCATTTATTCAGGCTAATCGAATTCTAAGGAGGTCTTCGACATCTAGAGGTGTTCCAAAAGGACATTGCACAATATATGTAGGAGAGAGCCAGAAGAAGCGATTCGTCGTGCCAATATCATACTTAAGCCATCCTGTATTTCAAAACTTGCTGACTCATTTGGCTTTGATCATCCAATGGGAGGTCTTACTATACCATGCAAAGAGGATATGGTCATTGATCTCACTTCCCGGTTGAGGAGATTATGAGTAGGAACATGGTGCAAATTCTTCTGCCCATGAAATTCTGTAAAGTAACAGGATTAGAAATGAGATGGTAGAAAATAATTCCTTGTTTTTTCTTAACCATTTTGTATAGTAATAGTAAACAAAGATCTAAATTTCTGCTTGTAAAGGATATAGCCAAGTTTTACTTGAGCAAAAAATTTCAAGTCACTTGATTAGAAGACTCAAACCTTTGTGTTGGTGGATGTTAAAATTCCTAATTTTACAAGTTTCAGATACATTGTAAATTCCCTTTTAGACTCCGCGTCGTGTGTAGAAGGGGTTTAAACTATAGAATTTCATTGAATATAAGAGTTCAGTCGACAAAAGGTGAAGCCAAAATTAATTTGTACAGCCTCTCCCTCATTTTTCTCATCCTTTTGCCTCTTTCGATGAAAGAAAATCGTCAGATAATTTTCGAATGGAGTAAATTGGGATGCTATAAATTGGAGTTCTAGGCAATCAAAATTGAACTACATTTTTGCAGAGATGTTTGGAGTTGGTAAAAATGGTGGAAGAAGGCATTTCATTTCCATGTATTGCATCAAACTCGAACTCTTTTGTTCCTCCACAACTACACCCAATTTAATGCCAGAATTTCTAGTGAATTCACTTGGGTTCTCCACAGAGAAAGCCATTTCTGCTAGCTCCAAGGTAACTTGCTTGAAACCCGGAAACAGTAAGCCTAATTTAGTTCTCAATTTCTTCAAACAAATCGGTTTAGACAACACCCAGATAAAAATCTTGGTTTATCCGGCGCCCAGATTGTTGTTTGCTGATGTCGGAAAAACCCTTGAACCCAAAGTTAGGGTTCTTCAAGAAATTGGCTTATCTGGGTCGGATTTAGTTAGGGTTATTTCAAAAAGTGGACCTTTTCTTAGAACAGGTCTCGATACTAGCATTAGACCTAGTCTTGAATATCTTAGGAAGTTATTGGGTAAAGATGAGACTGTAGCTAAAGTTCTTAAGAGATCTCCTGCATTGCTTCATTATCGTCTTGATAGAGTAATGGCAcgtaatatattgtattttctaaaTCATGGATGTTCCAGTTTGGATATTGAAAAGCTTATTCTTAGGAATCCGACAATTTTTGTTCAAAAGCTTGAGTGGCTTGAGGATATAGTGCAAAGAGTGGAGAAGGATTTTTGCATTTGTAGGGATTCCCGGATGTTTTATTATGGAGTGGAAATGCTTTCCTCGCTTAGTAAGTCGAGTTTAGAAATGAAACTTGGAATTTTCAGGAGTTTTGGTTGGTCTGATTCTGATATTATTACAATGGTGCAAAGGCTTCCTTTATGTTTGACTACATCTGAGGTTAAGCTGAGAAATGTATTGAAGTTTTTCATGGAGGAGCTTAGGTATGAATCTAGTTACGTAGCGAGGCATCCCACACTTATAATGTTCAGTTTGGAGAAGCGGGTATTGCCCAGGATTAAAATCTGGCAACTTCTAAAGGAGAAACAGGTGATAAAGAAAGTGCCATGTTTTTATACAGTTATCAAGTGTTCTGAGCGGgagttttt
This genomic window contains:
- the LOC125854244 gene encoding transcription termination factor MTEF1, chloroplastic-like — its product is MFGVGKNGGRRHFISMYCIKLELFCSSTTTPNLMPEFLVNSLGFSTEKAISASSKVTCLKPGNSKPNLVLNFFKQIGLDNTQIKILVYPAPRLLFADVGKTLEPKVRVLQEIGLSGSDLVRVISKSGPFLRTGLDTSIRPSLEYLRKLLGKDETVAKVLKRSPALLHYRLDRVMARNILYFLNHGCSSLDIEKLILRNPTIFVQKLEWLEDIVQRVEKDFCICRDSRMFYYGVEMLSSLSKSSLEMKLGIFRSFGWSDSDIITMVQRLPLCLTTSEVKLRNVLKFFMEELRYESSYVARHPTLIMFSLEKRVLPRIKIWQLLKEKQVIKKVPCFYTVIKCSEREFLENYVLPVRDEIPEVYELYIKSRN